A part of Xenopus tropicalis strain Nigerian chromosome 4, UCB_Xtro_10.0, whole genome shotgun sequence genomic DNA contains:
- the aprt gene encoding adenine phosphoribosyltransferase isoform X1, whose translation MSDQEKEEIIRTAIRAFPDFPSPGICFRDITPVLKDPLAFCSVIDLFEKHLRANFPKIDVIAGLDSRGFLFGPSLAQRFNIGFLLIRKKGKLPGPTESVSYSLEYGKAELEMQYDAVEPGQKVVLIDDLLATGGLGQDLYFFQEMNSNSA comes from the exons ATGTCTGATCAGGAGAAGGAAGAGATTATTCGCACAGCGATTCGAGCCTTTCCCGATTTCCCTTCCCCTGGGATCTGCTTTAG AGACATTACTCCTGTTCTTAAAGACCCTTTGGCTTTCTGCTCTGTCATCGATCTTTTTGAGAAACATCTGAGGGCCAATTTTCCAAAGATTGATGTAATTGCTG GGCTTGATTCCCGAGGATTTTTGTTTGGTCCGTCGCTGGCTCAGAGATTCAATATTGGGTTTTTGTTGATaaggaaaaagggaaagttgcctGGTCCCACAGAGTCCGTTTCCTACAGTCTGGAATATGGAAAG GCTGAACTGGAAATGCAATATGATGCAGTAGAGCCTGGACAGAAGGTGGTGCTTATTGATGATCTTCTTGCTACTGGAg GTTTGGGACAAGACTTGTATTTCTTCCAGGAGATGAACTCAAATTCTGCTTGA
- the aprt gene encoding adenine phosphoribosyltransferase, which yields MSDQEKEEIIRTAIRAFPDFPSPGICFRDITPVLKDPLAFCSVIDLFEKHLRANFPKIDVIAGLDSRGFLFGPSLAQRFNIGFLLIRKKGKLPGPTESVSYSLEYGKAELEMQYDAVEPGQKVVLIDDLLATGGTMNAACELVKRRNAEILDCLVVIELKSLKGAQKIKPYTVHSLLQYD from the exons ATGTCTGATCAGGAGAAGGAAGAGATTATTCGCACAGCGATTCGAGCCTTTCCCGATTTCCCTTCCCCTGGGATCTGCTTTAG AGACATTACTCCTGTTCTTAAAGACCCTTTGGCTTTCTGCTCTGTCATCGATCTTTTTGAGAAACATCTGAGGGCCAATTTTCCAAAGATTGATGTAATTGCTG GGCTTGATTCCCGAGGATTTTTGTTTGGTCCGTCGCTGGCTCAGAGATTCAATATTGGGTTTTTGTTGATaaggaaaaagggaaagttgcctGGTCCCACAGAGTCCGTTTCCTACAGTCTGGAATATGGAAAG GCTGAACTGGAAATGCAATATGATGCAGTAGAGCCTGGACAGAAGGTGGTGCTTATTGATGATCTTCTTGCTACTGGAg GTACCATGAATGCTGCATGTGAGCTGGTTAAAAGAAGAAATGCAGAGATACTGGATTGTTTAGTTGTAATAGAACTGAAATCTCTGAAAGGCGCACAGAAAATAAAGCCTTACACTGTCCACTCGCTGCTACAGTATGACTAG
- the cdt1 gene encoding DNA replication factor Cdt1: MADMSQMRVTDFFAQSKRGSAAQNSKRRKAEPVLETRRTVTRSKAASIKAEEILRSPRTPERNSPTVTQSFLGPSSKKRARHDSDSEPLRTQRQGKSARKKLKLPEGEDGGLVQQKISSPCNKVALEHATPSSLGKKIKDMVNVSLSPKLNELERNQTTPETKAPAKENLPELKSRLQRIQELAQKVNLPVASSEGKVTIADLKARLKRAQELDTKIRAKTDTQVVEFTQPPAQESEKAPAYQRFHNLAQDTAPGLSLPYKYKVLAEMFRSMDTIVGMLFNRSETITFSKVKQGVQDMMRKQFEQRNVGQIKTVYPTAYKYRQEKNIPTFKDGVKKTDYQLTIDPLIDEGDKLNGRPHLSASSLLQRRQLFHRSLTSIVKQHHKVFLASLNPPMVVPDDKLTRWHPRFNVDEVPDVMPSELPLPPQVEKLTTAQEVLSKARGMITPKMEKALANLALKTAENAGEPKNVSSEETKSAATASTSNALKGVSQSLLERIRAKEAQKLQAMMTRRPQQEERLLMMSRLPELARILRNVFVAEKKPALTLEVTCNRVISSYRSSMSPGEMEKHLALLSEILPDWLSIHPIRKDTYYKLNKSMDLNLIIERLAKKTKEEESL; the protein is encoded by the exons ATGGCAGATATGTCGCAAATGCGAGTGACCGATTTTTTCGctcaaagtaagcggggctccgCTGCCCAGAACTCCAAAAGACGTAAGGCAGAACCCGTGCTGGAGACACGCCGCACTGTGACTCGCAGTAAGGCGGCCTCGATTAAAGCCGAGGAGATACTCAGGTCGCCCCGCACCCCGGAACGCAATTCACCTACAGTGACCCAGTCGTTTCTTGGGCCTAGCAGCAAGAAGCGAGCTCGGCACGATTCTGACTCTGAGCCGCTGCGGACTCAAAGGCAGGGGAAATCGGCGAGAAAAAAACTAAAGCTTCCAGAGGGGGAAGATGGAGGCTTGGTCCAGCAGAAG aTTTCTAGTCCATGCAACAAAGTGGCTTTGGAACATGCTACACCTAGTTCGTTGGGAAAGAAGATTAAGGACATGGTCAATGTGTCTTTATCTCCAAAGTTAAATGAACTGGAAAGAAACCAAACCACACCAGAGACAAAG GCACCTGCAAAGGAGAATCTGCCGGAACTTAAGTCTCGTTTACAGAGGATTCAGGAGCTGGCACAAAAAGTTAACCTTCCTGTTGCATCTTCAGAGGGCAAAGTCACTATCGCAGATTTGAAAGCAAGACTCAAGCGTGCTCAAGAATTAGATACGAAGATCAGAGCAAAGACTGATACGCAGGTTGTTGAATTTACACAGCCACCTGCCCAAGAGAG TGAAAAAGCCCCAGCCTATCAACGTTTTCATAATCTTGCTCAAGATACAGCTCCAGGGCTGTCTTTgccatataaatataaagttctTGCAGAGATGTTCCGTAGTATGGACACAATTGTGGGAATGCTCTTTAACCGCTCAGAGACTATCACATTCTCCAAAGTGAAACAAGGCGTTCAAGACATGATGAGAAA GCAATTTGAACAGCGTAATGTTGGTCAGATAAAGACTGTATATCCAACTGCCTACAAATATAGACAAGAGAAGAACATACCAACCTTTAAGGATGGAGTAAAGAAAACGGACTATCAGCTTACTATAGATCCATTAATTGATGAAG GTGATAAGTTAAATGGACGTCCGCATCTTTCAGCATCGTCTCTGTTGCAGCGTAGACAGCTGTTTCACAGAAGTCTTACCAGTATAGTCAAACAGCATCACAAG GTTTTCCTGGCATCCCTAAATCCTCCCATGGTTGTGCCAGATGATAAGCTAACCCGATGGCATCCACGATTTAATGTTGATGAGGTGCCTGATGTTATGCCATCTGAACTTCCATTGCCGCCGCAGGTGGAGAAGCTCACAACTGCTCAAGAGGTGTTGTCCAAAGCTAGAGGCATGATTACACCAAAG ATGGAAAAGGCCCTTGCAAACCTGGCTCTGAAAACAGCAGAGAATGCTGGGGAACCAAAAAATGTATCTAGTGAGGAGACTAAATCTGCAGCAACAGCTTCTACATCAAATGCACTAAAAGGAGTATCGCAATCTCTGCTAGAACGG ATACGTGCTAAAGAAGCTCAGAAGCTGCAGGCAATGATGACCCGCAGACCACAGCAAGAAGAGCGTCTTCTCATGATGTCAAGGCTACCAGAACTGGCTAGAATCCTGCGCAATGTGTTTGTGGCAGAAAAGAAGCCCGCATTGACACTGGAGGTCACTTGCAACAGAGTTATTTCTAGCTACCGTTCTTCCATGTCGCCAG gTGAGATGGAAAAACACCTTGCTTTGCTATCAGAGATCCTGCCCGACTGGCTCAGCATTCACCCAATCAGAAAGGATACTTATTATAAACTAAACAAATCTATGGACCTTAATCTTATTATTGAACGACTGGCTAAGAAAACAAAGGAAGAAGAGTccctctag